CAAAAATAAAAAAAGCCCGGCATATATACCGGGCCTTCCTGAAAATCTTATTTTTATCTGCTTAATCTTTTATAAAGTTCATCGAGTGGATCAGGTATTTGCCGTTCGCCGACTTCATCCGGATGAGCACCGTGTAGGAGTCTCCTTTGGAGGCATAAGTGCCGATGGCGTAGAGCTGCCCTTTGTCGGAGGCGCCGTTGTGGTTCACACTGAAGTCCACGGGGGCGTTTTTGGCGAAGAAGTTCTTCATCACGAACTCGGCCTGCGTGCTGCTGTAGTTGGTCGCCTCGCCGCCGTCCAGCGTAATTTCCACCATGCTGCCGAAGTTCCGCGACAGTTCTTTGGCGGAGCCCGCCTTCATGGCCGACGTCACGCTGCTCATTGCCTCGCCCTGCGCCACGGCCTGCCCTGCCGTGAAAAGCACGGCCACCATCACTAAAGAAAATGCTACTACAAGGTGTTTAAAGTTTTTCATATCACTGTTTGATATCCCATGCTGCTATCATCCAAAATTATGCCAGGAAAGCGCCTGCTGTTCGTGTCCCTAAGTTAAGGCTTATCTTCTGAATATAAAATATAAAATCTACTATATAATGAGGCTTGTGGCCTGTGTTAAAACCTTCCGGCCCCGAAGACAGTAGCCGCTATAAGAGGCCTGCTCCGGAGCGTCTCCACATTTAAAGATTATAGCTATATTTGCACCATGGATAAAAAGGTTCTCTTAATGATATTGGATGGGTGGGGCATCGCCACGCATCCGGAAGTTTCAGCTATCGCGAAGGCCAACACGCCTTTTGTTGACTCCATCCTTGCGAAGTATCCGAACACCAGGCTGCAGGCCTCCGGTGAGGCGGTGGGCCTGCCCGAAGGGCAGATGGGCAACTCGGAAGTGGGCCATATGAACATCGGCGCCGGGCGCGTGGTGTACCAGGACCTGGTGCGCATCAACAAGGCCATCGCCGAGCGCAAGCTGGCCACCATGCCGGTGCTTGCCAGCGCCTACGCTTACGCCAAAGAAAACAAAAAGCCCGTGCACCTAATCGGGCTGCTCTCCGACGGGGGCGTACACTCGCACATCGACCACCTGAAGGCGCTCTGCTCGGTGGCCGCCGACCAGGGCCTGCGCGAGGTATATATCCATGCCTTTACCGATGGCCGCGACACCGATCCGAAAGGGGGCGTGAAGTATATAAACGAACTGGAGCAGCACCTGGAGCAGACAACGGGCACCATTGCCTCTGTGGTGGGCCGCTACTACGCCATGGACCGCGACAACCGCTGGGAGCGCGTGAAGCTTGCCTACGACCTGATGGTACACGGCACCGGCACGCCGTCCCAAAACCTGATTCAGTCGGTGCTGGAGTCTTATAACGCCGGCGTGACCGACGAGTTTATCCAGCCGATTGTGAAAGTGAACGACCAGCAGCAGCCCATAGCCACCATCCAGGACGGCGACGTGGTGATCTGCTTTAACTTCCGCACTGACAGGGGCCGGGAGATTACGCAGGCGCTGACGCAGCGCGACTTCCCGGAGCAAAACATGCACAAGCTCAACCTGCACTATGTGATGATGACCAACTACGACGAGAGCTTCCTGGACGTAGCAGCCATCTTCGAGAAAGACAACCTGAACAACACCCTGGGCGAGGTGTTGGCCAAGGCGGGCAGAACGCAGATCCGCATCGCCGAGACGGAGAAATACCCGCACGTCACGTTCTTCTTCTCCGGAGGCCGCGAAACGGCTTTTGAGGGCGAGAGCCGCCTGCTGTGCCCGTCGCCAAAGGTGGCCACGTATGACCTGCAGCCGGAGATGAGCGCCTACGACATCCGCGACGCCATCGTGCCGGAGCTGGAGAAAAAGAGCGCTGACTTTATCTGCCTGAACTTCGCCAACCCCGACATGGTGGGCCATACCGGCGTGTTTGAGGCGGCCGTCAGGGCCTGCGAGGTAGTGGACCAGTGTGCGGCAAGAGTGATTACGACAGCGCTGGAGAACGGCTATGACACCATTGTGATTGCAGACCACGGCAACGCCGACTATATGATTAACGAGGATGGCACGCCCAACACGGCCCACACCACCAACCTGGTGCCCTGCATCCTGGTGAGCAACGACTTTAAGGGAACGCTGCACGAAGGAAAGCTCGGAGACCTGGCGCCCACCATTCTGGAGCTGATGGGCATCCCGCAGCCTGCCGAGATGGATGGCACATCACTGATCAATAAGTAGCAACCTGTGGCCAGCCGTATTTCCGTCTTGTTTCTGGGCCTGCTGCTGGCCGCCGCTGCCTGTGAGCGCCCTGCCCCGCCTGTAATTGCCGACGGGGCAGAGGCACCTTACAACCTGACAGCCTACCTGGAACAGCAGCAGCAGCGCCTGCAGGAAGAGCAGCCGATGGTGCTGAAGTCGGTGACGACGGAGGAAAAGCCCACAGAGACCGTCCAAACCTCAGAGATAGACTGGGAAGATGAACTGTCAGTGTTTCTGGAGGCGGACCTGAACCGCCCGGCGCTGCGGGAATATTATACCCGGCAGGAGCAGATGCTGGCTGACGGCGGCCTTGTGGTGGAATATAATAAAGTGGAGGATGCCGAGCCGCTAGTGCATTCCCTGCGCCTCGAGCTGACCCCGGACAGGCAACTTCGCCAACTCAACGCCCTCATCCAGGACCAGAACATCCTGTTTTTCTCGCGCCGTAACATCCAGCTCACCACCGAGCCCTCCAGTGGCAACATCTCCGGCTACCGCGTGCAGGGGGTACAGAAACTGGTGTTCTCCGACTCGCTGCACTACCGGGTGGATGTAAACCTATAGCCGCATCCTCTTAAAAACCAGCCTGTAGCAGCGGCAAGTTCTCTGCAATTCGTTATATTGCATCTACAACACGTCCCCTTGTGGGGAGGTGTGTTTTATTCCTGCCGCATGCGCACGTTTACCCTAACGGCAACGCTTTGTATGAGCCTTGCCATCGCCAGCTTTGCCCGGCAGCCGGATGCTGTTGCCAGTGCCCGTGGCCGCACCTGCGCCACGGAGGCTTACACGGTGGTGCAGCAGGCGCAGGCCCCCGGCCTGAAGGCAAGGCAACAGGCGTTGCAGCAGGAAGTGCAGCAGGCGCTGGCGCAACAGGGGCGGGGACAGGCCTTGCAGGCGGATGTCGTCGTCACGGTTCCGGTGGTTTTCCATGTGGTTTATAATGATGCCGCAGAGAATATCCCGGACGCCGCCCTGCTCTCGCAGCTCGAGGTGCTGAACGCCGATTTCCGGCGGCTGAACGCCGACACCCTGAACACACCGGATTATTTCAGGTCTTTTGCCGCCGACACCAAAATCCAGTTCTGCCTGGCCTCTGTGGACCCGGAGGGCGACCTGACCACGGGCATCACCCGCACCTCCACCTCCAGCACCTTCGAGTACATCTCCGACAACGTGAAATACACTAGCAAGGGAGGGGTGGATGCCTGGGACCGGGACCAGTACCTGAATATATGGGTCTGCAAGATCAAGGGAGAAATCCTAGGCTACGCCTCGCAGCCCGGCGGACCGGCAGCCACTGACGGCGTGGTGCTGCACTACGAGGTGGTGGGGGCGGCACCGGCCAACACCTTTGCCACGAATTATAACAGGGGCCGCACCGCTACCCATGAGGTGGGCCACTGGCTGGGCCTGGGGCACGTGTGGGGCAGCGGCTATACCTGCTCCGACTCAGACGGCATAGACGACACCCCCAACCAGATGGCCGAGAACACCGGGTGCAACACCGGCATCAAATCGTCCTGCGACGACAGCCCCTTCGGCGACATGTACCAGAACTACATGGACTACAGCGACGATGCCTGTATGAACCTCTTCACCAGGGGCCAGGCCAGCTACATGCAAACGGTGCTGGCCACCTCCCGCAGCAGCCTTCTCAACTCGCTTGCCTGCAGCGGCACGCTCCGCTCCGACTTCAAGACAACCTCCGCCAACGACACCCTGACGATGGCGGGCAAGCGCGTTAAATTTTCGGATGCCTCGGTGGGCATTCGCCCGACGGCGTGGCTGTGGGAGTTTGAGGGTGGCGTGCCGGCCGCCTCTGCCGAGCAGCACCCGGTTGTGCTGTATCCGCAGCCGGGCAGGTACAGCGTGAAGCTCACCATCACGAACGGCGACCAGCGCAGCACCGCGGTAAAGGAAAACCTGGTGCATATAACGGTGAGCGACCTGGTAGTATACCCAAACCCGGCCACTGACTTTATCACCATCGAGCAGCCCGCCCGCGTAACGGTGCGCCACGTGGAACTCTTGAACCAAATGGGCCAGGTGCTGGTGAGCGAGGAAACAAAAGACCGTGTGCTGCGCCTCGACGTGCGCCACCTGCCGCAGGGGGTTTATATCCTCCGTATCAAGAGTTCCAGCGGTTTGGAACGAAGGAAGGTGAGCGTGCTTCGGTAAGCGTTGAACAGACACAAACATCAGCACACAAGACTTTTATATATGCCGGTATTAGATGGCTGTTATAGCTGCTGATCTGTGCCTGTTCCTTTCAGCGCCCATATATACCGATTCGGAATTATTAATTCGGAATTCCTCCTAAAAGCCCTCTCCCTGCAGCGTGACCACGATGGTGCGTTTTGAGGCATGGTTGCGGTGCTCGCAGAGGTAAATGCCTTGCCAGGTGCCCATGTTCAACTTGCCGTTGGTGATGGGGATGGTAACAGAACTCCCGAGCAGCGCCGCCTTCAGGTGCGCGGGCATGTCATCTGGCCCTTCGAGGGTGTGGCGATAATAAGGTTGGTCCTCGGGCACCAGCTGGTTGAAGTGGCTCTCAAAGTCCTGGCGCACGGTAGGGTCGGCGTCCTCGTTGATGGCGAGGCTGGCAGAGGTATGCTTGATGAAGACATGCGCCAGCCCGGTCTTTATATCCTCCAGCTCCGGCAAATGCGCCTCCAGCAGGTCTGTGATAAGATGAAAGCCCCTTTTAACGGCAGGCAGCCGTATTTCTCGCTGAAACCACTTCATAGTTAATTTTGAATGAGTGAATGCCGTCCGGCATATATAAAATGCGCCGGAAGCTTCCTTATACGCGCTAATCTGTGGTTCGCTCCAGAGCGCCCATATCGGGTAGCGTGGTGCTGCGGGTTTCGCCTTTCAGGTCGGTAGGTAAATCAGGCAGGTACTGCGCCGCACCGCTGGCGGGGGAGAGCGTGTCCAGGCTGAAATCAAATTTGGCGGGCTCCCCGAACTTCGGCTCCACGTTCAGTTTATTTTCCTTGTCCTGCAACTGATCCATATATACCGATGTCCGGAGCAGGTTGTGGCTTACCTCAGTCGCGGCGCTCAACGGAGACAGCAGCACCTCGTCCACCATCGCATGGCTGTCGGAGTAGACGATGGAATTGGAGAGGCGCAGCGTTGTGGGCTGGTTGGCTATATCTGTGCCGGGGATAAAATCGGTGACGACGAAAAGCGGCGTCTCGCGCACCAGTTGGTTGTTGTAGCTCACGATGGTGGAGTACAGCACCTCGTAATTGCCGCCGCCCAATCCCCCGAAGCCATACTGGCCGCAGTTATATATCAGGGTGTTCCGCACCTGCACCTCCGAGGTAAATGCCACGATGCCGTCTAGAAAAGCATGCGCCACCATACAACCCTCTACCAACGTGCCAGGCTTGCCTGGGTTGCCGATGCGCAGGCCATATACCGTGTTCATGATATCGGCGTACCGGATTTCGTTGCCGCCGCTCCTGGTCAGTATCCGGATGCCTTCCCACTGGCCGGGCGCGGTCTGGTAAGCCTCTTCGCGCCGGTAGCCGCTGAAGGTCACGCGCTCCTCCGGCGTGCCCTCTACCAGCAGTTGCCCGTTCACCAGCAGCACGGCCTTGCTGCTGCCGTATATATGGCTGCCCTTTTGGATGGTGAGCGTGGCCCCCTCCCGCACCAGCACAGAGTCGAGGAGCACGTGCGGCTTGTCGTTTTCCCATACCGTGGTGCCAATGGCTCCCTTCCGGTGAAAATAGGCGTTCTGCCCGTATGCCACCAGTTTCACGTTTTGCTGCTGCCCGTTGGTCCGGAACAGGATGGAATCGGACACCAGGAAAGGCAGGTTTTCGTCGGTTGGGTTGATGTTCACCTTCACCAGCACATACAGGCTGTCGCCGCCACGGAGTTCCAGGTTGTTTGCCCGCGGGCTCTGTACCCCGTTGATGGTGAGTTGGAAGGGCGAGGCGGCGGCTCCGCCCAATGCAATCTCGCTGATGCGCACGGCCTTCTCGTTGCGGTTATATACCCTCAGGCGCTTCGTGATGCTGCCCCGGCTCACAAACACGGTGTCGAACAGCACCGTGTCGCCAGAGAACTCCAGCATGGCCGAAGGGTCGGAGGTGATGACCTCGTCCCGGGGCTCGCAGGAAAACAGGCCCAGCAGCAGGAGCAATGGCAGTAAGACAAGCAGGTGTTTCAATTTGGTTGCTGGTTGTTGAATGGCTAAATTGTTATGGTTAAATGCTTGGCTGTTGATTACTGTATAGCCTTTATATATCCTCACGCATACTCAACTTCTACACCCATCTAGCAATTTAACCATTAAGCCATACAAAAGAAAAAGGATGCAGCGGCTATATGTGCCGGGCTGCATCCTCTTATATATGGCTTAACGCACAGCAGGGGTATTATGCTGCGGCGCCTTCTTTCAGTCTCTCGGCGTTCTCCGCGATGCGCAGTTCCTCCACAAAATCCTCGATGCCGCCATCCATCACGCTGGGCAGGTTATACACGGTATAGCCAATGCGGTGGTCAGTCACGCGGCCCTGGGGATAGTTGTAGGTGCGGATTTTGTCGGAGCGGTCGCCGCCACCCACCATGCTCTTGCGCTGGGCGCCTTCCTCTTCCTGCTTCTTGGCCAGTTCCTGCTCATATATGCGCGAGCGGAGCACCGCCAGCGCCTTGTCGAAGTTCTTGAGCTGCGATTTCTGGTCCTGGCACTGCGCCACAAGGCCCGTGGGGATGTGTGTGAGGCGCACGGCAGAATACGTCGTGTTTACCGACTGCCCGCCGGGGCCCGAAGAGCAGAACAGGTCTTTGCGGATGTCGTTCATGTCGAGCTCGATGTCGAACTCCTCCACCTCGGGCAGCACCACCACCGACGCCACCGACGTGTGGATGCGGCCCTGCGTTTCGGTGGCCGGCACCCGCTGCACGCGGTGTACGCCCGACTCGAACTTGAGCTTGCCATATACGTCTTCGCCTGACATGCCCACGATGATTTCTTTGTAGCCACCAGATGTGCCTTCCTGCGCATCGATCAGCTCCACGCGCCAGCCCATCTTCTCAGCGAAGCGGCTGTACATGCGGTACAGGTCGCCGGCAAAGATGGAGGCTTCGTCGCCACCCGCGCCCGCGCGGATCTCCATGATGATGTCCTTGCTGTCGTTGGGGTCTTTCGGGATCAGGAGCTCCTTCAGGAAATCCTCCATCTGCTCGCGCTGCGGCAGCAGCTCGTCCAGCTCTTCCTTGGCCATCTCCCGGAAATCCTCGTCCTTCTCGGTGGCAATTACCTGCTTGGCGTTGTCGATGTTGCTCAGGATGTTGAGGTACTTCTTATATTCAACTACTATTTTCTCCAGGTCCTTGTACTCCTTGTTCAGCGCCTTGTATTTCTTCATGTCGCTGGCCACATCGGGCTGGATAAGCAACTGGCTTACCTCCTCGAACCGCTGATTAATGGCTTTTAACTTGTCTAACATTTTTCTTCTCCGATTTCAGACTGCAAAGATACGAAATTGCAGTGTAGTTTCTTTCATACAATTCCGGCGAAGAAGTTGTTCAATCGCCGTAAATCATTCTTTCTTATAACCTTGCCGCCCCCGTTTCTAGTTTCAGTTGGCGCGGCTTCCGCCCTAAATCCGGCCCCTTCCCGGCAAAGCAGCCTTAAACTTGCGCCATTTTGCTGCATGTCTCGCCTGAAACGATTAATTTTGCACCCGGAAACCAAAAGGATTTCCCGTAACAGATTTTCAACGCTAAAGAACGTATTTATATATGGCCGTTATACAAGCAACCGACACAGATTTTAACGAGATACTCACCTCAAACCAGAAAGTGGTGGTGAAATACTACGCTGACTGGTGCGGCAACTGCCGCCTGTTCGCCCCCAAGTTCAAGCGCATGTCCGACGACGAGCAGCTCGCAGGCGTCGCTTTCGTGGACGTGAACGCCGAAAAGAGCCCGGAGGCCCGCAAGAAGGCCGGCGTGACCAACCTGCCGTTCTTCGCCGTTTTCAAAGACGGGCAACTGGTAGACACCGTGGCCGCCAGCAAGGAAGAGGCCGTTCGTAACCTGGTACAGAAATTAAACGCATAGCCCCATCATGAAAATACCTGCCATAAAAAAACTTGTTGAGAACAACACCCTGGAAGAGCTGATGGCCGCCGAGGCCGCCATCGTGGACGAGCAGCAGCCCGCCATAGAGGTAGAGGGCGAGGACGAAGGCGAGCAACTGACGCACGTGCTGGCCGCCGTCTGGATACTGAACGAGATGGGAGACAACGGCACCGACTTTAAATCCGCCCTGCGCATGTACACTCAGAAAGTGCGCGTTTCCATCAGCTAAAAGCTACCCCTATATATAAAGCAGCAGGCCCGGAGTTATATATGGCTCCGGGCCTGCTGTATATATAGATAAAGTCTGTGGCTGCCAAAGTTTAAAAATTCTGCATAGCACTTTTAACCACACATTAGGTTTATAGTCGGATTTGATTTCAAGCAGACCCATTTATATTGAGATCAAAAAGCTCCTTGGTTGTGAGATTAGCTTTTATCTCCCAATAGTAACTACAGCCATCCAGCGTCATTTCTCGTTGTCTTTTCCAGTTAACATCGTCCGGCTCTTCATATCCCTTCAACCTGTCGATAATCGTGTACCTGTCCCAGCTTAAATTGATATAAATGATTTGCTCCCCAGCTTCATTTATATAGCCAAAATATTGACGCCTGTAGTTGCCAAGATTCTTGTGAAGGATAGGGCAACCCCCACCTTGGTTCAGCATAGGGTTATTCTCTTTCTTTATTTCAGACCGCAGAATCTTTTCTGCTGCGGAAATATCTTCAATCGAAGGAGTAAATCGAATTCTTTCGAAGCTACATAAAAAGCACGGTGCGTTCTCCTTGAAGATTATGCCCCTGTATTTCCCGTTACTTATCAATATTGTTCCATCGGTGGGCTTCTCTATAACTTCCAAGCTGCCTGTACAGGAAAACAGCAAGAGCATGAGGATATATGACAGATTCCTATTCATTCAATTTACTACAAACAAACTTAAGGAGGGGCAACTTTCAGGCAGCATCCCAAGAGTTAAGGCATCATATTCTCATATCTCCTTCTCCTTTACATTACAGGTTGTTCTTGGCGAAGTACTCCTCGGCCATTTTACCGCCCTGCTCGGTGCAGATGCCCCGCACGTAGTAGAGGTAGATGCTCCGGAACACCTCCGGCAGGCTGTACTTGGCAGGCGGGAAAATGAGGGGGTTGATCATCATGAAAAACTGCTCCAGGATAATTTTGGTGACCAGTTGCAGGTTGATGTCCCGCCGGAAGTAGCCCTGCAAAATGCCCCGGTTGAGAATTTCGGTGTTCAGGTGCTGCGAGTAGTTGCTCAGGTAATCCAGCGTCAGCGCCCATGCCTCGGGGTAGTGCTGCTGCATATCGCTTATAAAGAGCGGGTTTATCGTCTGCATCTGGGCGATGCCGTTCCGCAGCAGGAGCATGATTTCCTCCACCGGGTTGCTGGCAGTTGCCAGCAGCAGCCGCTGCTCCTCCTTCTGCTTTGCTATGTCAAAAAGCGTCACCCGCTTCACCAGGTCTGCCTTGCTGCGGAACAACTCGTGGTAGGTCGACTTGCGGATGTCCAGTTTCCGGATGAGGTCTTCCTCCGCGTTCGCCTCTATTCCTTCTGCCCTGAAGATGCGCAGCGTCTCCCCCAAGATTGTTTCTGATAAAGTCATATATAGCTGCTCTGCCCTGTGAAATGCGGGATGCCCTGTGGCGCTACAAAAATATCCGCGCAAAGCTATCCTATCCCGAAGTTAAAGAAATCCGGCAAATATAAAAGCAATCAATCACTTACAGAATTGCTATTCTCCGCTTTACACAGGAACCGTCATAACAGGCTGAAGAGGCATATAAAAAAGATCAGCTGCACAAGGTACACGTACGGGGCCAGCCTGTTCTGCTTAAAAATATTTGCCCTCTGGAAGTACAGTTGCAGCAACAGCGCCACTCCAAACCAGCCGATGAAGTTGGAGACAGGGATATGGTTGCCCTGCCAGCTCCAGAAATCGTAGCGCATGGCGACGGGCTCGATAAAATAATCCAGCAGCACCATCAGTAGCGCCCCTACCAGCGCCTTTGCCAGCCAGGGCAGCCCGGTATAGTTGCTGATGTGGCCGGTGGCGTAGACCAGCATCAGCCAGTTGAGCCCGATGAGCAGCGGCACCTCCCACAGCTTCGCGCCCAGCGCCGCTCCGTAGCTGTAGTCCCCGAAGAGCAGGCCCGTATGCACCCCCACTACCTCCGACAAAAAGCCCACCGCAAACACCGCCGCCGCAAAAAGCGCGAAGGCGCCGTTCCAGTGCCGGTGGAAGCTGAAAAGCAGCGCATTCGTGAGCAGCAGGTTCATCGGCGTCAGCTGCTGAAAATACTCCGGGTCGCCGCTCCACAGCAGGCCCCACAAGCCTACGCCATGGAAGATGAGGAGCACCGCCAGCGCAAGGGGCAGGGCATATCGTTTGTATCGCTGCAAGGCACTTGGGAAGGCAGAAATTCGCTGTGTGGTTTCGGGCATATACAAAGCAACACAAATTGCAAAACAAAATGTTTTTGGCGGCTCCCGGATTATGACGGCAGCCGGGTTTGTATGCTGCTATACTTCTTCTATCGGTAACACGGCGGGTACCAAATCCCCCACTATTTTGGCTGAAAGCAGGCACAGGGGGATACCGCCGCCCGGGTGTACGCTGCCGCCGCAGAAATAAAGCCCCTCTATCTGCGAACTGAAGTTCGGGTGGCGCAGGAAGGCGGCCATCCTGTTGTTGGAACTGCTGCCATACAGGGAACCGGCAAAAGACGAGGTGCGGTGCCCGATCAGCAGCGGGTCCAGCACCTGTTCCTGCTCAATCAGCGGCTCTATGTCTGTGTGCAGCATCCGGCTCAGTTTCCCTAAGACGCTTGCTCTGGTGGCGGCGATCAGTTGCTGCCAGTCCTGGCCCTGGTCGTGCGGCACGTTCACCATCACAAACCAGTTCTCGCAGCCGGGCGGGGCATCGCCCGGCTCCAGCTTGGAAGTAATGTTTATATATACCGTGGGGTCTGGGCTGATGGTCTTTCGCCGGAAAATGTGCTCAAACTCCTCCTTGTAGTCTTTGCTGAAGAAGATATTGTGCAGGTGCAGGTCCCGGAACTGTCGCCGGATGCCCCAGTAATAGACAAGCGCCGAGCTGGAGCGCGGTTGCTGCAGCGTTTTCTCCGGGGCCGGGTGGTCGGGGAGGAGCCTGCGGTAGGTGGGCACCACGTCCATGTTGCTCACCACCACATCCGCGTTAAAATTGCCGTGCTTCGTTTGCACGCTCATCACCTTGCCCGCCAGCGTCACAATCTGCCCCACCGGTTCGCCATACCGGAACTCCACGCCCAGTTCCTCCGCCAGCTTCACCAGGCTGGCCGCAATGGCATACATGCCGCCCTCCGGGTAAAAAGCCCCGAGGTTGTGCTCGAGGTGCGGAATGATGTTGAGCGTGCCCGGCGCCTGGTAAGGGTCGGAGCCGTTGTAGGTGGCGAAGCGGTCCAGGAGCTGCACGAAGCGCTGGTCTTTGAACTTCCTGGCGTTGGCGTCGTGCATCGAGGTGGTCAGGCCGAGATCGGAGAGGCAGCCGAGCGCCTTCAGCACATCCGGGCTCAGGTAGGTGCGCGCCTTGTGCAGCGATTTGCCCAGGAAAGTGTCGGCGGTGCCGTTATACAGCCGCCTGCTGCGGGCCAGCACCGCCAACACGTCCTGCGCCGGCACCCCGAGTTGCCGCTCCGCCTCCCGGGCAAATTCCTGCTGGTCAGCGTAGGCTTTCAGGCGGCTGCCGTCGGGCCAGAAGTAGTGCGTAATCGGGTTGAGGCGGGTGTAGGAGAAGGAATCCGTTGGGTTGCGCCCTGCCAACTCAAAAAGCTCATCCACGAGGTGGGGCAGCGTGAACAGCGAAGGGCCGGCATCGAAGCGGTAGCCGCCCAGCCAGAACTCCTGCATCTTGCCGCCAAAGCTGTCGTTGGCCTCGTACACCGTCACCTGGTAGCCCTTCACAGCCAGCCGGATGGACGCCGCGATTCCCCCGATTCCTGCTCCGACGATGGCTGCTTTCTTCATGCTTTTATGTACGGAATTTGCTCTCTTGTACAGCTAACTGCACGGGCCGGAAAAGGTTTTGCCGGGATGTGGCAACACCTCCCGGCGTGTGACGGACTTATATAAAAAGCCCGTTAATGGGCCTTCCCGAACACCTTCCGGTACATAGGCTTGCGCATGGAGAACTGCCCCAGCATAAGCGGGTAGAGCAGCAGGTCCAGGGCTTTGATACCGGTGCTGTAGGTGATGATGTCGTGGATAACGGCGCCGCTGCCGTTTCGGGTGACGAGGTG
This window of the Pontibacter russatus genome carries:
- a CDS encoding DUF4783 domain-containing protein; this translates as MKNFKHLVVAFSLVMVAVLFTAGQAVAQGEAMSSVTSAMKAGSAKELSRNFGSMVEITLDGGEATNYSSTQAEFVMKNFFAKNAPVDFSVNHNGASDKGQLYAIGTYASKGDSYTVLIRMKSANGKYLIHSMNFIKD
- the gpmI gene encoding 2,3-bisphosphoglycerate-independent phosphoglycerate mutase, producing the protein MDKKVLLMILDGWGIATHPEVSAIAKANTPFVDSILAKYPNTRLQASGEAVGLPEGQMGNSEVGHMNIGAGRVVYQDLVRINKAIAERKLATMPVLASAYAYAKENKKPVHLIGLLSDGGVHSHIDHLKALCSVAADQGLREVYIHAFTDGRDTDPKGGVKYINELEQHLEQTTGTIASVVGRYYAMDRDNRWERVKLAYDLMVHGTGTPSQNLIQSVLESYNAGVTDEFIQPIVKVNDQQQPIATIQDGDVVICFNFRTDRGREITQALTQRDFPEQNMHKLNLHYVMMTNYDESFLDVAAIFEKDNLNNTLGEVLAKAGRTQIRIAETEKYPHVTFFFSGGRETAFEGESRLLCPSPKVATYDLQPEMSAYDIRDAIVPELEKKSADFICLNFANPDMVGHTGVFEAAVRACEVVDQCAARVITTALENGYDTIVIADHGNADYMINEDGTPNTAHTTNLVPCILVSNDFKGTLHEGKLGDLAPTILELMGIPQPAEMDGTSLINK
- a CDS encoding M43 family zinc metalloprotease → MSLAIASFARQPDAVASARGRTCATEAYTVVQQAQAPGLKARQQALQQEVQQALAQQGRGQALQADVVVTVPVVFHVVYNDAAENIPDAALLSQLEVLNADFRRLNADTLNTPDYFRSFAADTKIQFCLASVDPEGDLTTGITRTSTSSTFEYISDNVKYTSKGGVDAWDRDQYLNIWVCKIKGEILGYASQPGGPAATDGVVLHYEVVGAAPANTFATNYNRGRTATHEVGHWLGLGHVWGSGYTCSDSDGIDDTPNQMAENTGCNTGIKSSCDDSPFGDMYQNYMDYSDDACMNLFTRGQASYMQTVLATSRSSLLNSLACSGTLRSDFKTTSANDTLTMAGKRVKFSDASVGIRPTAWLWEFEGGVPAASAEQHPVVLYPQPGRYSVKLTITNGDQRSTAVKENLVHITVSDLVVYPNPATDFITIEQPARVTVRHVELLNQMGQVLVSEETKDRVLRLDVRHLPQGVYILRIKSSSGLERRKVSVLR
- a CDS encoding secondary thiamine-phosphate synthase enzyme YjbQ yields the protein MKWFQREIRLPAVKRGFHLITDLLEAHLPELEDIKTGLAHVFIKHTSASLAINEDADPTVRQDFESHFNQLVPEDQPYYRHTLEGPDDMPAHLKAALLGSSVTIPITNGKLNMGTWQGIYLCEHRNHASKRTIVVTLQGEGF
- the prfA gene encoding peptide chain release factor 1 translates to MLDKLKAINQRFEEVSQLLIQPDVASDMKKYKALNKEYKDLEKIVVEYKKYLNILSNIDNAKQVIATEKDEDFREMAKEELDELLPQREQMEDFLKELLIPKDPNDSKDIIMEIRAGAGGDEASIFAGDLYRMYSRFAEKMGWRVELIDAQEGTSGGYKEIIVGMSGEDVYGKLKFESGVHRVQRVPATETQGRIHTSVASVVVLPEVEEFDIELDMNDIRKDLFCSSGPGGQSVNTTYSAVRLTHIPTGLVAQCQDQKSQLKNFDKALAVLRSRIYEQELAKKQEEEGAQRKSMVGGGDRSDKIRTYNYPQGRVTDHRIGYTVYNLPSVMDGGIEDFVEELRIAENAERLKEGAAA
- a CDS encoding thioredoxin family protein, whose amino-acid sequence is MAVIQATDTDFNEILTSNQKVVVKYYADWCGNCRLFAPKFKRMSDDEQLAGVAFVDVNAEKSPEARKKAGVTNLPFFAVFKDGQLVDTVAASKEEAVRNLVQKLNA
- a CDS encoding DUF6952 family protein, with amino-acid sequence MKIPAIKKLVENNTLEELMAAEAAIVDEQQPAIEVEGEDEGEQLTHVLAAVWILNEMGDNGTDFKSALRMYTQKVRVSIS
- a CDS encoding TetR/AcrR family transcriptional regulator, with product MTLSETILGETLRIFRAEGIEANAEEDLIRKLDIRKSTYHELFRSKADLVKRVTLFDIAKQKEEQRLLLATASNPVEEIMLLLRNGIAQMQTINPLFISDMQQHYPEAWALTLDYLSNYSQHLNTEILNRGILQGYFRRDINLQLVTKIILEQFFMMINPLIFPPAKYSLPEVFRSIYLYYVRGICTEQGGKMAEEYFAKNNL
- a CDS encoding carotenoid biosynthesis protein; this translates as MQRYKRYALPLALAVLLIFHGVGLWGLLWSGDPEYFQQLTPMNLLLTNALLFSFHRHWNGAFALFAAAVFAVGFLSEVVGVHTGLLFGDYSYGAALGAKLWEVPLLIGLNWLMLVYATGHISNYTGLPWLAKALVGALLMVLLDYFIEPVAMRYDFWSWQGNHIPVSNFIGWFGVALLLQLYFQRANIFKQNRLAPYVYLVQLIFFICLFSLL
- the crtD gene encoding 1-hydroxycarotenoid 3,4-desaturase CrtD codes for the protein MKKAAIVGAGIGGIAASIRLAVKGYQVTVYEANDSFGGKMQEFWLGGYRFDAGPSLFTLPHLVDELFELAGRNPTDSFSYTRLNPITHYFWPDGSRLKAYADQQEFAREAERQLGVPAQDVLAVLARSRRLYNGTADTFLGKSLHKARTYLSPDVLKALGCLSDLGLTTSMHDANARKFKDQRFVQLLDRFATYNGSDPYQAPGTLNIIPHLEHNLGAFYPEGGMYAIAASLVKLAEELGVEFRYGEPVGQIVTLAGKVMSVQTKHGNFNADVVVSNMDVVPTYRRLLPDHPAPEKTLQQPRSSSALVYYWGIRRQFRDLHLHNIFFSKDYKEEFEHIFRRKTISPDPTVYINITSKLEPGDAPPGCENWFVMVNVPHDQGQDWQQLIAATRASVLGKLSRMLHTDIEPLIEQEQVLDPLLIGHRTSSFAGSLYGSSSNNRMAAFLRHPNFSSQIEGLYFCGGSVHPGGGIPLCLLSAKIVGDLVPAVLPIEEV